In the genome of Streptococcus oralis, one region contains:
- a CDS encoding MetQ/NlpA family ABC transporter substrate-binding protein, translated as MKIKKWLGVVAIATVAGLALAACGNSEKKADNETVVKIATVNRSGSEEKRWDKIQELVKKDGIKLEFTEFTDYSQPNKATADGEVDLNAFQHYNFLNNWNKENGKDLVAIADTYISPIRLYSGKNGEENKYTKVEEIPDKGEIAVPNDATNESRALYLLQSAGLIKLDVSGTELATIANIKENPKNLKITELDASQTARSLSSVDAAVVNNTFVTEAKLDYKKALFKEQADENSKQWYNIIVAKKDWESSPKADAIKKIIAAYHTDEVKKVIEETSDGLDQPVW; from the coding sequence ATGAAAATCAAAAAATGGCTCGGTGTAGTAGCTATCGCTACAGTCGCAGGTTTGGCTCTTGCAGCTTGCGGAAATTCAGAAAAGAAAGCGGACAATGAAACAGTTGTTAAAATCGCAACAGTTAACCGCAGTGGTTCTGAAGAAAAACGTTGGGATAAAATCCAAGAATTGGTTAAAAAAGATGGTATTAAATTGGAATTCACAGAGTTCACTGACTACTCTCAACCAAACAAGGCAACTGCTGATGGCGAAGTAGACTTGAATGCCTTCCAACACTACAACTTCTTGAACAACTGGAACAAAGAAAACGGGAAAGACCTTGTAGCGATTGCAGATACCTACATCTCACCAATCCGCCTTTACTCAGGTAAAAATGGAGAAGAAAACAAGTACACGAAGGTGGAAGAAATCCCAGATAAGGGTGAAATTGCTGTACCAAACGATGCAACAAACGAAAGCCGCGCGCTTTACTTGCTTCAATCAGCTGGTTTGATTAAATTGGACGTTTCTGGAACTGAACTTGCTACTATCGCAAACATCAAAGAAAATCCAAAGAATTTGAAAATCACTGAATTGGACGCTAGCCAAACCGCTCGTTCATTGTCATCAGTTGACGCTGCCGTCGTAAACAATACCTTCGTTACAGAAGCAAAATTGGACTACAAGAAAGCACTCTTCAAAGAACAAGCTGACGAAAACTCAAAACAATGGTACAACATCATCGTTGCGAAAAAAGATTGGGAGTCATCACCTAAAGCGGATGCCATCAAGAAAATTATTGCAGCTTACCACACTGATGAAGTGAAAAAAGTTATCGAAGAAACATCAGACGGTTTGGACCAACCAGTTTGGTAA
- a CDS encoding amino acid ABC transporter substrate-binding protein, translating to MKKIVKYSSLAALGLVAAGVLAACSGGDKKDSASSEAATSAKKEIVVATNASPKPFNYEENGELTGYEIEVVRAIFKDSDKYDVKFEKTEWSGVFAGLDADRYQMAVNNISYTKERAEKYLYAAPTAKNPNVLVVKKDDNSIKSLDDIGGKSTEVVQGTTTAKQLEDYNKQHADNPTVLNYTKADFQQIMSRLSDGQFDYKIFDKIGVETVIKNQGLDNLKVIELPSDQQPYVYPLLAKGQDELKSFVDKRIQELYKDGTLEKLSKQFFGDTYLPAEADIK from the coding sequence ATGAAAAAAATCGTCAAATATTCATCTCTTGCTGCTCTAGGACTTGTTGCCGCAGGTGTACTAGCAGCTTGCTCAGGTGGAGATAAGAAAGATAGCGCATCTAGCGAAGCAGCAACATCTGCTAAGAAGGAAATTGTCGTAGCGACCAACGCTTCACCAAAACCATTTAACTACGAAGAAAATGGCGAGTTGACTGGTTATGAGATTGAAGTAGTCCGTGCTATCTTTAAAGACTCTGACAAGTACGATGTTAAGTTTGAGAAGACAGAGTGGTCAGGTGTCTTTGCAGGTCTTGACGCTGATCGCTACCAAATGGCTGTGAACAACATCAGCTATACCAAAGAACGTGCTGAAAAATACCTTTACGCAGCTCCAACTGCTAAAAACCCTAACGTTCTCGTTGTGAAGAAGGACGACAACAGTATTAAGTCTCTCGATGATATTGGTGGAAAATCTACTGAAGTCGTTCAAGGAACAACAACAGCTAAACAACTGGAAGACTATAACAAACAACACGCAGACAACCCAACGGTTCTTAACTACACCAAGGCTGATTTCCAACAAATCATGTCTCGTTTGAGCGATGGTCAATTTGACTACAAGATTTTTGATAAAATCGGTGTTGAAACAGTTATCAAAAACCAAGGTTTGGACAACTTGAAAGTGATTGAGCTTCCAAGCGACCAACAACCTTACGTATACCCACTTCTTGCTAAAGGTCAAGATGAGTTGAAATCATTTGTAGACAAACGTATCCAAGAACTCTACAAAGATGGAACTCTTGAAAAATTGTCTAAACAATTCTTCGGAGACACTTACCTTCCAGCAGAAGCTGACATTAAATAG
- a CDS encoding AzlD domain-containing protein, with the protein MVSKYILMAIVFSGLVTWIPRMIPFILVKYKGLPAIVEQFLKFLPVSIIFALILSSVVTGKVGSLPQIKWLDFLAVFPTALVAFRYRNLVGTVLFGVVLIAVLRLVF; encoded by the coding sequence ATGGTCAGTAAGTATATATTAATGGCAATCGTCTTTTCTGGATTGGTGACTTGGATTCCCCGTATGATTCCTTTCATCTTGGTTAAGTACAAGGGGTTGCCAGCTATCGTTGAGCAGTTTTTGAAGTTCTTACCTGTTTCCATTATCTTTGCCTTGATCCTTTCAAGCGTAGTGACCGGCAAGGTTGGGAGCCTTCCCCAAATCAAATGGCTGGACTTTTTAGCAGTCTTTCCAACGGCATTGGTAGCCTTCCGCTACCGCAATCTAGTGGGTACGGTTCTTTTTGGAGTAGTCCTGATTGCAGTCTTGCGTCTGGTCTTTTAG